Proteins encoded together in one Chitinophaga sp. LS1 window:
- a CDS encoding GNAT family N-acetyltransferase: MEEVVIRLNQKNHGAFYLMLDNEQVGEMMIGIDGEVLTAFHTEIHHTQEGKGLAKHLLNAMVAYAREHKLKVRPLCMYVLAQFKRHPEEYADIWLQQ, from the coding sequence ATGGAGGAAGTTGTAATCAGACTTAACCAGAAAAATCATGGTGCTTTTTACCTGATGCTGGATAACGAACAGGTAGGTGAGATGATGATTGGGATTGATGGAGAAGTGCTTACTGCCTTTCACACTGAAATACATCATACACAGGAAGGTAAAGGACTGGCCAAACACCTGCTGAATGCGATGGTAGCTTATGCGAGGGAGCATAAACTGAAGGTAAGACCTTTGTGTATGTATGTACTGGCACAGTTCAAAAGGCATCCGGAAGAATACGCAGATATCTGGTTGCAGCAATAA
- a CDS encoding alpha/beta hydrolase — protein sequence MTHQKNIVTAGVPLTQAKKALIMIHGRGASAQDIISLATYLNVGDYALLAPQASGHTWYPYSFMAPVAQNEPGLSSAITVLESIVADVIAAGIPATNIYFMGFSQGACLTLEYVTRHAQQYGGVVAFTGGLIGASLEMSNYNGDFAGTPVFIGSSDPDMHVPVTRVRESETIMKTMGADITVKVYPGMGHTVSQDEVETANALVFK from the coding sequence ATGACGCATCAGAAAAATATAGTGACGGCAGGAGTGCCGCTCACTCAGGCAAAGAAGGCCCTGATCATGATACATGGACGTGGGGCGAGTGCACAGGACATCATTTCCCTGGCTACTTATCTGAATGTAGGCGATTATGCATTGCTTGCCCCTCAGGCAAGTGGGCATACCTGGTATCCTTATTCATTTATGGCGCCGGTGGCGCAGAATGAACCGGGATTGAGCAGTGCTATTACGGTGTTGGAATCTATTGTAGCCGATGTAATTGCCGCAGGCATTCCGGCAACCAACATCTACTTTATGGGCTTTTCACAAGGGGCCTGTCTTACGCTGGAATACGTAACCCGTCATGCACAGCAGTATGGTGGCGTGGTGGCTTTCACCGGTGGTCTGATTGGCGCTTCGCTAGAGATGTCTAATTATAACGGAGACTTTGCCGGCACACCAGTGTTCATCGGCAGCAGCGATCCGGATATGCATGTACCGGTGACAAGGGTTCGTGAGAGTGAAACGATCATGAAAACAATGGGCGCGGATATTACTGTAAAAGTGTATCCGGGTATGGGCCACACCGTGAGTCAGGATGAGGTGGAAACCGCGAATGCATTGGTATTTAAGTAA
- a CDS encoding Crp/Fnr family transcriptional regulator, producing MFEALDQFVSKYIKLTSEETEIFHSLLEFKKVKKKQFLLREGEICQFEAFILKGCIRTYYVDKSGTETILNFAVEGWWVSDLSSFSEQQPSSQNIETLEDSELLVINFENKKILFDVIPAFEKVFRILVQRSLGVMQQRFYATLTQTAEERYLAFIDKYPQVVQRVPQHQIARYIGVSPEFLSKVRSTMYKKP from the coding sequence ATGTTTGAAGCACTTGACCAGTTCGTCTCGAAATACATAAAACTCACTTCCGAGGAAACTGAAATCTTTCATTCCCTTTTGGAATTCAAAAAGGTAAAGAAGAAACAATTCCTGCTTAGAGAAGGGGAGATCTGTCAGTTTGAAGCATTCATCCTGAAAGGATGTATCCGTACCTATTATGTAGATAAAAGCGGTACAGAGACGATATTGAACTTTGCTGTAGAAGGGTGGTGGGTCAGTGACCTCAGCTCTTTTTCGGAACAACAGCCTTCCTCACAGAACATAGAAACGCTGGAAGATAGTGAGCTGCTCGTCATCAATTTTGAAAATAAGAAGATTCTATTTGATGTGATCCCTGCCTTTGAAAAGGTGTTTCGTATATTGGTACAGCGCTCACTGGGTGTAATGCAACAACGCTTTTATGCAACTCTTACCCAGACTGCAGAAGAGCGCTATCTGGCTTTTATTGACAAATACCCTCAAGTCGTACAGCGGGTACCTCAACACCAGATAGCGCGATATATTGGTGTATCACCAGAGTTTCTCAGTAAGGTAAGGAGCACGATGTATAAAAAACCGTAA
- a CDS encoding aldo/keto reductase, with translation MKYNLLGHTGLKVSELCLGTMTFGGKDKGIWTAIGQVEQDGVNELIKSAVDAGINFIDTANVYSEGLSEELTGKAIRQLGLDRDELVIATKVRGRMGPGPNQVGLTRKHILQQVDQSLQRLQMDYIDLYQIHGFDPVTPLEETLSALDTLVKSGKVRYIGASNLAAWQLMKALSYSQYKEVARFVSLQAYYTIAGRDLEREIVPLLLDQQVGLMVWSPLAGGLLSGKYKRDQQGPEGSRRVAFDFPPVNKEKAFDILDVMQEIADSKQVSVARLALAWLLHQKVVTTVIIGAKRPDQLADNIAAVDVVLSEEELKQLDEVSKLAAEYPGWMLERQGANR, from the coding sequence ATGAAATACAATTTACTGGGCCATACCGGCCTTAAGGTATCAGAGCTTTGTTTAGGTACTATGACCTTTGGTGGCAAGGACAAAGGCATATGGACCGCTATCGGGCAAGTGGAGCAGGATGGGGTGAATGAGTTGATAAAAAGCGCGGTAGATGCGGGAATCAATTTTATTGATACTGCAAATGTATATTCAGAAGGGCTGTCTGAAGAGCTGACAGGAAAGGCGATCAGGCAGCTGGGGTTGGATAGGGATGAATTGGTGATAGCAACGAAAGTGAGAGGGAGAATGGGGCCTGGACCGAATCAGGTAGGGTTGACGAGGAAGCATATTTTGCAGCAGGTGGATCAGAGTTTGCAAAGGTTGCAGATGGATTATATAGACCTTTACCAGATACATGGCTTTGATCCGGTGACGCCATTAGAAGAGACGCTGAGTGCACTGGATACGCTGGTGAAGAGTGGTAAGGTGCGCTATATCGGTGCGAGTAACCTGGCAGCGTGGCAATTGATGAAAGCGTTGTCTTATTCCCAATATAAAGAGGTAGCTCGTTTTGTTTCTTTACAGGCGTATTATACCATTGCGGGAAGGGATCTGGAAAGGGAGATCGTGCCTTTGTTATTAGATCAGCAGGTAGGATTGATGGTGTGGAGTCCGCTGGCGGGAGGGTTATTGAGTGGGAAGTATAAGCGGGATCAGCAGGGGCCGGAGGGGTCGAGGAGAGTGGCATTTGATTTTCCACCGGTGAATAAGGAGAAGGCGTTTGATATATTGGATGTGATGCAGGAGATAGCGGATAGTAAGCAGGTTTCTGTGGCGAGATTGGCATTGGCGTGGTTGCTGCATCAGAAGGTAGTAACGACGGTGATAATCGGGGCGAAGCGTCCGGATCAGTTGGCCGATAATATAGCAGCGGTGGATGTGGTGCTGAGTGAGGAAGAGTTGAAGCAATTGGATGAGGTGAGTAAGTTGGCGGCGGAGTATCCGGGGTGGATGTTGGAGCGACAGGGAGCGAATAGATAA
- a CDS encoding four-helix bundle copper-binding protein produces the protein MMNEQQYQECINACMECANTCDYCASSCLNEANVINLRRCIRLDLECAAICRMAAEVMSLNGQFSEQVCNLCAEVCHACADECQRHADMGMEHCRECAEACRKCAAACEEMAHHAVRQVR, from the coding sequence ATGATGAATGAACAACAATACCAGGAATGCATCAATGCATGTATGGAATGTGCCAACACATGTGATTATTGCGCTTCATCCTGTTTGAATGAGGCGAATGTAATAAATTTGCGCCGCTGTATCCGCTTAGATTTAGAGTGTGCAGCTATATGCCGAATGGCGGCAGAGGTGATGAGTTTGAATGGACAGTTTAGTGAGCAGGTTTGTAATTTATGTGCGGAGGTATGTCATGCTTGTGCGGACGAGTGCCAGCGACATGCGGATATGGGTATGGAGCATTGCAGGGAGTGTGCGGAAGCGTGTAGGAAGTGTGCTGCTGCGTGTGAAGAGATGGCCCACCATGCAGTTAGACAGGTAAGATAG
- a CDS encoding 4'-phosphopantetheinyl transferase superfamily protein, translated as MMGSGVTDNLIINNIKIPLIGNDIIDLRTAAVESNWRRPNYLSKIFTPEEQSLIKDDKTVWWLWSAKESVYKIINRATLQRRYAPLSITWFSENIFKYEGEKFFIKSEITDEFIHTIAVANPELFPQLEVCKDPTIKYYKDENGMPMIDNQPVSISHHGRYWAMVKQKIFKAILPV; from the coding sequence ATGATGGGGTCTGGTGTCACGGATAACCTGATCATAAATAATATCAAGATCCCCTTAATCGGTAATGATATCATAGACCTGCGCACTGCCGCTGTGGAGAGTAATTGGCGAAGACCCAATTACCTCTCCAAAATTTTTACCCCGGAAGAGCAATCTTTAATCAAAGATGACAAAACAGTCTGGTGGTTATGGAGCGCTAAAGAATCAGTGTACAAAATTATAAACAGGGCTACTTTACAACGCCGCTATGCGCCATTGTCTATTACCTGGTTCTCTGAAAATATATTTAAGTATGAAGGGGAGAAGTTTTTTATTAAAAGTGAAATTACTGACGAATTCATCCACACCATTGCTGTCGCAAATCCTGAATTATTTCCACAATTAGAGGTGTGTAAAGATCCCACGATTAAATACTATAAAGATGAGAATGGTATGCCCATGATAGATAATCAACCTGTGTCAATCAGCCATCATGGGCGTTATTGGGCGATGGTAAAACAAAAAATATTTAAAGCTATCTTACCTGTCTAA
- a CDS encoding acyl carrier protein has protein sequence MDKETLIAELKAIVKPYAKDEEALANINENTDFINDLKINSANLVDVILDVEEKYNIVIDNESMEKMVNVKSAIEIIETKLA, from the coding sequence ATGGATAAAGAAACCTTAATTGCCGAGCTGAAAGCTATTGTAAAGCCTTATGCAAAAGACGAAGAAGCACTGGCGAATATTAATGAGAATACAGATTTTATTAATGATCTGAAAATTAATTCTGCCAATCTGGTGGATGTGATATTGGATGTGGAGGAGAAGTATAATATTGTGATTGATAATGAATCTATGGAGAAAATGGTGAATGTAAAATCCGCCATAGAAATCATAGAAACGAAGCTGGCATGA
- a CDS encoding beta-ketoacyl-[acyl-carrier-protein] synthase family protein: MSNRVVITGLGVAAPNGVGIPAFTEALRTGTSGIRHDPQLAELQFSCQIAGKPEVSDELQLQYLDPLELRNFNSNGILYGLIAGIDAWRDAGLQPTEGPDPDWDSGIIFGAGSSGLDKLREAIYKVDSLQVRRLGSTVVLQTMASGISAWLGGKLGLGNQVTTNSSACTTGAESVLMAFERIKNGQAKRMIAGSTSDAGPYIWGGFDALKVCTYKHNDTPTQGSRPMSASASGFVPGSGAGALLLESLDSALERGAAIYAEILGGHVNSGGQRGDGTMTAPNSVAVQRCITQAMAQAGITGSDIDAINGHLTATSKDSLEIENWSKALGRAGKEFPYINALKGMIGHCLSGAGSIELVAAVLQLKEGFLFPNINCEDLHPEISAIIDEACVPRELINVNLNIIAKASFGFGDVNACVILKKYING, encoded by the coding sequence ATGAGCAATAGAGTTGTCATCACGGGTTTAGGCGTAGCCGCTCCAAACGGAGTAGGCATACCAGCTTTTACAGAAGCCCTTAGAACCGGCACCTCTGGCATCCGCCATGATCCTCAACTGGCTGAATTACAATTTTCCTGTCAGATAGCCGGTAAGCCGGAAGTATCTGATGAATTGCAATTACAATACCTTGATCCGCTTGAGCTCCGGAATTTTAATAGCAACGGTATCTTATATGGGCTGATAGCTGGCATCGATGCATGGAGAGATGCAGGCCTCCAACCAACCGAAGGTCCCGACCCTGATTGGGACAGCGGCATCATCTTTGGCGCCGGCTCCTCCGGCCTGGATAAACTAAGAGAAGCCATCTATAAAGTAGATTCCTTACAGGTAAGAAGACTCGGCAGCACCGTTGTACTACAAACCATGGCCAGTGGCATCAGCGCCTGGCTGGGAGGTAAACTGGGCCTCGGCAACCAGGTCACGACAAATTCCTCTGCCTGTACCACCGGTGCTGAATCTGTGCTCATGGCATTTGAACGTATCAAAAACGGGCAGGCAAAAAGAATGATCGCAGGTAGTACCAGCGATGCCGGACCTTATATCTGGGGTGGATTTGATGCACTGAAAGTATGTACCTATAAACATAACGATACTCCTACCCAGGGTTCACGACCCATGAGCGCTTCTGCCAGCGGGTTTGTACCAGGCAGTGGGGCCGGAGCGTTATTATTAGAATCTCTGGATAGCGCTCTGGAAAGAGGGGCTGCCATCTATGCAGAAATATTAGGTGGTCATGTCAATTCCGGCGGACAAAGAGGCGATGGCACTATGACAGCTCCTAACAGCGTAGCCGTGCAACGTTGCATTACCCAGGCCATGGCCCAGGCAGGTATTACAGGTAGTGATATAGACGCTATTAATGGTCACCTGACCGCTACCAGCAAGGACTCGCTGGAAATTGAAAATTGGAGTAAGGCGCTGGGTCGTGCAGGAAAAGAGTTCCCTTATATCAATGCCCTGAAAGGAATGATAGGACATTGTCTGAGTGGGGCCGGGAGTATAGAACTGGTCGCTGCTGTGTTGCAACTGAAAGAAGGCTTCCTTTTCCCGAATATCAATTGTGAAGACCTGCATCCTGAAATCAGTGCTATTATTGATGAAGCCTGCGTTCCCCGTGAGTTAATAAATGTAAATTTAAATATCATCGCCAAGGCAAGTTTTGGATTTGGAGATGTCAATGCCTGTGTAATCTTGAAAAAATATATCAATGGATAA
- a CDS encoding 3-hydroxyacyl-ACP dehydratase FabZ family protein, whose protein sequence is MTTHEILHFLPYSPPFLFVDGLDYIDCDKVVGHFTYHADMDFYKGHFKGFPVTPGVVLTETMAQIGLVCLGIYIKGGVPEGSGMAFGLTATEIEFMHPVFPGEKVTVTSEKQYFRFGKLKCKVSMRNEAGREVCAGVISGMLIAKPFAE, encoded by the coding sequence ATGACTACACACGAGATACTTCATTTCCTGCCTTATTCTCCGCCATTCCTATTTGTGGATGGGTTGGATTATATTGATTGTGATAAGGTGGTTGGGCATTTTACGTACCATGCAGACATGGATTTTTATAAAGGACACTTTAAAGGATTTCCGGTTACCCCAGGGGTTGTACTTACCGAGACGATGGCACAGATTGGCCTGGTATGCCTTGGTATTTATATCAAAGGTGGTGTTCCTGAAGGCTCCGGTATGGCGTTTGGGTTGACGGCTACAGAAATAGAGTTTATGCATCCAGTGTTTCCGGGAGAGAAGGTAACGGTGACTTCTGAGAAGCAGTATTTCCGGTTTGGGAAATTGAAGTGTAAGGTGAGTATGCGGAATGAGGCTGGGAGGGAAGTGTGTGCAGGGGTTATTTCCGGGATGTTGATTGCAAAGCCATTCGCTGAATAA
- a CDS encoding SDR family oxidoreductase: protein MANEFSDHHYWAIILGGSSGLGLAAAQKLAAHGMNLCIIHRDPGVEMEKVNAGFEGIREMGVQVITFNADVTRADKRMQILERLESSMGEEGKVRCLVHSIARGTLKAMVTAGVSSSDRLNVRGLDNGIASSIDSDKIKAMPPASGATLSTDDFRITLDSMAYSLYDWVKDVSLRNLFATDARVLSFTSEGSHRAWKHYAAVSAAKAALEAISRNIALEFAPLGIRANCIQAGTTNTRSLQLIPGSDQLIAWSEARSPFQRLTTPEDVANVVYLLCKDEAAWINGAIIPVDGGAHIC from the coding sequence ATGGCAAACGAATTCAGCGATCATCATTATTGGGCGATCATTCTTGGTGGTAGTTCGGGCCTTGGCCTTGCAGCTGCTCAAAAACTTGCTGCTCATGGTATGAATCTGTGTATTATTCATCGTGATCCCGGGGTAGAGATGGAAAAGGTGAATGCCGGGTTTGAAGGGATAAGAGAGATGGGGGTGCAGGTGATTACTTTTAATGCAGATGTGACCCGCGCAGATAAGCGTATGCAGATATTGGAGCGTTTGGAGAGTAGTATGGGAGAAGAGGGGAAAGTAAGATGTTTGGTGCATAGCATTGCGAGAGGGACGCTGAAGGCGATGGTGACGGCAGGTGTGAGTAGCAGTGATCGTCTCAACGTTAGGGGCCTTGATAATGGCATTGCGTCCAGCATTGACAGTGATAAGATCAAAGCCATGCCTCCTGCCAGCGGAGCGACCCTCAGTACAGATGATTTTCGCATTACCCTCGATAGTATGGCCTACAGCCTCTATGATTGGGTAAAAGATGTGTCTCTCAGGAACCTGTTTGCTACTGATGCCCGTGTACTATCCTTCACCAGCGAAGGTAGTCACCGTGCATGGAAGCATTACGCTGCCGTATCTGCCGCCAAAGCGGCACTGGAAGCCATCAGCCGGAATATTGCCCTGGAATTCGCGCCCCTTGGCATTCGTGCAAATTGTATCCAGGCAGGTACTACTAATACCCGTTCCCTGCAACTTATACCCGGTAGCGATCAATTGATCGCCTGGAGCGAAGCCCGCAGTCCTTTCCAGCGGCTCACGACCCCCGAAGATGTAGCTAATGTTGTTTACCTTTTATGTAAAGATGAAGCTGCCTGGATCAATGGCGCTATCATTCCAGTGGACGGAGGCGCACATATATGTTAG